From the Syntrophales bacterium genome, the window AGCTTTCTGCGGCCAGCATCCTGTTAACACTGAAATGACGTCCAATATCCCTTAGGAATTCAATATAGTTGAGTTGGGTCAACCAGTCTGCATTATTTAACAAAATGGCGTTCCCCTCATTAAAATCAACATACCTCGAAAGCTGTTTTTTCAAATACTTCGCATTTCCGTCAATTTGCTTTCGAGTAAGAAGCTGTCGCATTTCTGTCTTTCCACTGGGATCACCAATGAGAGCAGTTCCCCCACCTATAAGGGCTATCGGCCTATGACCATGTCTTTGCATATGGGCCAGCGCCATTATGGGAACAAGGCTCCCCACATGCAAACTCGTTGCGGTGGGATCAAAGCCAATATAGCAGGTAGCACTGTTCTCCCCCAGAAGTTCGCTTATCAACTCCTCGTCAGTTACCTGTTCTATAAATCCTCTTTCAGAAAGCACGTCATACACGTTCTTCAAATTACAAGCCTCCACATCAAAATAGGCTTAGGACAAGAACAAAAAGTTTTTGTCTCTAATTTTCCAGTTTCATGTTCAATCTTTCAATGCTCACACTTTTTCCACTATCTTCATCAACATCCACTATTGTACCCTGAAGCCATACATCTCGCTTAGCCACATCAAACTTATTTGGAACACCTGTCAAGAATCTTTTCAAAATAATATCTTTTTTTATCCCTATGACAGAATCAAAAGGTCCAGTCATTCCTACATCTGTGATGTAAGCTGTGCCGCCAGGCAATATCCTCTCATCCGCTGTTTGAACATGCGTATGGGTCCCCAAAACTGCGCTTACCCGACCATCTAAAAACCAGCCGATAGCCTGTTTCTCTGAGGTAGCCTCCGCATGTATGTCTACTATTATTATACTGGTTTTGCCTTTCAGTTTTTGTATTTCTCTTTCTGCTGCTTTGAAGGGACAATCCAATGGCCGCATAAATACCCTACCCATCAAATTGATAACACCAACAAAACCTCCCGAAGAGCTGCGTACTAACACACTCCCTCTTCCGGGTAAACCCTCAGGATAGTTTGCAGGCCTAAGAAGTGTTTCATAATCTTCAATGAATTCGATAGTTTCCTTTTTGCTCCATATATGATTTCCTGATGTTAATACGTCGATATTGTTTCTATAAAGTTCCTCGACCACCTCTCTTGTTACGCCAAATCCCCCTGCAGCATTTTCACAATTAGCAATGACTAAATCTATTTCATGTTTATAAACCGCATCAGGAATAAGCCGTCTAACAACTCTTCTGCCCGGCTTACCAATTATATCCCCTATAAGTAATATCTTCAAATATCCATTTTCCTTTCTACTTCGCAAAATCTAAAACCCTGGTTTCCCTTATTACGGTAACTTTTATTTGACCAGGATAAGTTAATTCAGATTCAATTTTCTTAACAATATCTCTACATAACATTACTGCATCATCGTCAGATATTTTTTCATTTTCAACAAGTATGCGTATTTCTCTTCCTGCCTGAATCGCGTAACATTTATCAATACCACTAAAAGAATTAGCTATTCTTTCCAGTTCCTCCAGGCGTTTTACATAAGTTTCCAACATTTCACGACGAGCCCCCGGCCTTGAGGCAGAAAGAGTATCTGCTGCCTGGATAAGAACTCCAAGCAGTGTATTGGTCCGACCGTCATCATGGTGACAGGCAATAGCCTGAACAATCCCTTCCGACTCACCAAATCTTTTAGCATAATCTGCGCCGATAGCGGCATGCGTTCCTTCAATATCACGGTCAACGGCCTTTCCTATATCATGCAGTAATCCAGCTCTCTTGGCCTCTTTTATATCCATGCCCAATTCAGCAGCCATCATACCCATCAGATGAGCAACTTCCACGGAATGTTGAAGAACATTCTGGGAAAAACTTGTCCGGTATTTAAGTCTTCCAAGAAGATTGATTAATTCCAGATGAATATCGTGAACACCAACATCAAATGACACTCTTTCACCCGTTTCTCTAATAATCGTCTCCACCTCGGAGTTGACCTTACTGACAACATCTTCAATTCTCCCGGGATGAATTCTGCCATCACTTATCAGTCTTTCCAAGGATATCTTTGCCACTTCCCGCCGTACTGGATCAAAGCTTGAAAGGACTACAGCTTCGGGAGTATCATCAATAATCAAATCTATGCCCGTTGCAGCCTCTATCGCCCTGATATTTCTCCCCTCTCTACCGATAATCCTTCCTTTCATTTCATCTGTAGGTAAGTTCACTACTGATACGGTATTCTCAGCCACAAAATCACCAGCATATCTTTGAATAGCATAAGCGATGATCTCTCTCGACTTCTTATCAGAAGTACGTTTAGTTTCATCTTCTATTTTTCTTATAGTCACGGCTGCTTCATGCTTTGCTTCATCTTCCATGGATTGAATAAGATATTTTTTTGCCTCTTCAGATGAAATTCCCGCAATTTTCTCTAATTTCCTCCTCTGTTCATCAATGATACCATCTAGCTCACTATGCTTTTTATTTATAAGAGCCTCCCTACTGATCATCGTCTTTTCCCTGTTTTCCAAATTCGCTTCTTTTTGAGATAGAAGTTCCATTCTTTTGTCCAGATTTTCCTCCTTAAAACGGACCTTCTTCTCCAGATTATCAAGTTCTATATTTCTATCCCTGGTATCTTTATCGAATTCAGCCTTTGCCTTAAGAAGATTCTCCTTAGCCTGCAGAACGGATTCCTTTTTTATGGTTTCTGCTTCTTTCTTTGACTCACTAATTATTCTTTCCGATAGTTTTTTTGAGGATTCCAATCTTTTCCTGGAAACCCCTTCTCTCAGAATATATCCCAACACCACTCCTACAGTAATGGACCCAAGTATCATCAATACAATCATACTATAATGCAGCAAACCCTCTTCACCTCCTCAAATAACCATAAAAGCTTAATATCATTGCCAATAAAGGGCACGAAAATCATAAAACAGGGATTAAGATACAGGTACAGTCTAAATAAATGTGTCCCTTTCTCTTAATTAAACGTGATTGAAAGTTTAAGCCGTAAAAAGGTAAGGATAATAGAAGTTACTTGGAGAGGCAACCCGGCTTTCAACAAATGTCCGGGTCAGTTTTAATCTAATATTATTCGTAAAACACGGTGGAAGTCAATTTCAAGCAAAACAAGTAAAAATCCCCCACCTTGCCGTGTTAACAACCACCATTTTGAACCGTTTCAAAAAGTGGGAGTCTTATTGTTGCTTTAGGCTTTCTGCCTCCCTTTATTACAGGATACTGGCAGACATGCACACGGCTAACAAGGAAAGTCTCCCGGTTCTTAGGTGTTGGTTCAAAAAGTCTTTATGCTAATCACGCACATCGCAGGGGATCGTGTGTTTTGTTTCCTCTATCCAGTTAATTAATCTTTCAGTTCTGCTCTCCAACTGATTACAAGCGTCTTCTTTTTCTTTTTTAAACTTAAAAAACTCATCAGCAATGTTTAAAGCAACCAATATAGCAACATGCAATGTTGAAATGTTTCCTGAAGCACTTTCTATTTCCTTAGCCTTGTCATTAACATGCCGAACTGTTTTTGTTACGTGCTCATCCCCTGAGTCACTTAAAACCGAAATTTCTTGCTCTAGAATCTGGATGTTAAAGCGTTTTTTCAACTTCATTATATTAATCTTTGTTATGTTACACTTATATCCTTAAGCATACCAAGAAGTGAATCCACCTTTGCGCGAACAGCATCCCATTCCTCATTTAACTCTCTTATCTTTCTGTTTGCCTCTTCTATCTCTCCATCCTTATCTTTAAATAATTCCTCCAATTCCTGATTTCTCTTCTTCAGGAACGAACATTCCTCTACTATTCCTTTAATTTTTTCTTCAAGTTCATCAAACTTCGTCAATTCCAACGCTTGACCTCTCCCTATTAAACCAACCTTTTTATATTTTTTAAAACAAAAAATCTCAATCAGACAGTTGGAATTATGACAATTCAACCCGTGAAAGTCAAGACCTTATTTTTTTCGTAAGCGTTAAGCTCTAAAGTATCCCGAAAATGTATAAGAAGCAACTTTACTGCAGTCTGTCTGCCATTCCGACATAGGCAGGTTTGCCACCGGTACATTCAATACTGGTTCATTCATCCAGTATTAAGTTTTAACATTGAGAGATTTTTCACTTTTGTTTTTAATGACACTCAATGTTTACCTACTTTTCATCAATGGATTTAAAATAGCTGTGAACCATAGTCAGGAGAGATTCTTTCCCATCTATTTTCACGACCGTTTCCCTGAACCGGGAACTTCCTTTCAAGCCTTTTGTATACCACAACAGATGCTTACGGAATTTTCTCAATCCAGCCTTTTCACCAAAAAATTTTACACTCATGTCCAAGTGGTGACTGATTATATCTTCT encodes:
- a CDS encoding TIGR00282 family metallophosphoesterase gives rise to the protein MKILLIGDIIGKPGRRVVRRLIPDAVYKHEIDLVIANCENAAGGFGVTREVVEELYRNNIDVLTSGNHIWSKKETIEFIEDYETLLRPANYPEGLPGRGSVLVRSSSGGFVGVINLMGRVFMRPLDCPFKAAEREIQKLKGKTSIIIVDIHAEATSEKQAIGWFLDGRVSAVLGTHTHVQTADERILPGGTAYITDVGMTGPFDSVIGIKKDIILKRFLTGVPNKFDVAKRDVWLQGTIVDVDEDSGKSVSIERLNMKLEN
- the rny gene encoding ribonuclease Y, whose protein sequence is MLHYSMIVLMILGSITVGVVLGYILREGVSRKRLESSKKLSERIISESKKEAETIKKESVLQAKENLLKAKAEFDKDTRDRNIELDNLEKKVRFKEENLDKRMELLSQKEANLENREKTMISREALINKKHSELDGIIDEQRRKLEKIAGISSEEAKKYLIQSMEDEAKHEAAVTIRKIEDETKRTSDKKSREIIAYAIQRYAGDFVAENTVSVVNLPTDEMKGRIIGREGRNIRAIEAATGIDLIIDDTPEAVVLSSFDPVRREVAKISLERLISDGRIHPGRIEDVVSKVNSEVETIIRETGERVSFDVGVHDIHLELINLLGRLKYRTSFSQNVLQHSVEVAHLMGMMAAELGMDIKEAKRAGLLHDIGKAVDRDIEGTHAAIGADYAKRFGESEGIVQAIACHHDDGRTNTLLGVLIQAADTLSASRPGARREMLETYVKRLEELERIANSFSGIDKCYAIQAGREIRILVENEKISDDDAVMLCRDIVKKIESELTYPGQIKVTVIRETRVLDFAK
- a CDS encoding cell division protein ZapB, producing MELTKFDELEEKIKGIVEECSFLKKRNQELEELFKDKDGEIEEANRKIRELNEEWDAVRAKVDSLLGMLKDISVT